gtcattatgtgtcatttgtaaatatcttcccccattctataggttgccttttagttttgttgtttcttttgctgtgcagaaatgttttatcttgatgaagtcccaatagttcatttttacttttgtttcccttgcctccagagatgtttctagtaagaagttgctgtgaccaaggtcaaagaggttgttgcctgtgttctcctttgggattctggtggtttcctgtctcacatttagctctctcatccattttgagtttatttttgtgtatggtgtaaaaaagtggtccagtttcattcttctgaatgttgctgtccagttttcccaaccaccatttgttgaagagactgtcttctttccactggatattcattcttgctttgttgaagattagttgaccatatagttgtgggtccatttctttcctcattgtatCTACAGCACCTAATACCAATGTCTCACAGAATATTCACTCAAAGTCTGAATAGGTTAATGATTCCAACTCTGCAGAGTTGTAAGTTTATTCTGTTTGAGTGCTTTTAACAGTCTGGGTTCAATTCCCCAGAGGGAAATGTTTTTCTAGGAactgattttatttctaatgtttggAATTAGATGGGTTCAAATCCTTAGTCTCCCAGGTACTAGGTGTGATTCCTTCAGGTGATTGAGAATAGGAATCTCTATGTAAAAAGaatattgtgaggattaaatataaTGTGTAAAACAATTattgtggtactggcataaggacacATATAAGGACAGCATATAGACCCACAGACAGAATAGACAGTCGAGAAAAAACCTCACATATATGGACTGGTGGGTTTttaacaagggtgccaagactattcaatggggaaagggcagtctgttcaataaatggtacagAAAAAACTGGGTGTCCATATGCACAGAATAAAGTTGGGCCCCTTCTTCAcatcatattaaaaaatcaacacaaaatggatcaaagatctaaagtTACAgacagaaactataaaactcttagaagaaaacattggggAAAATCTTCAAGACACtgaatttggcaatgatttcttggctatGATATCAAAAACACATgcaacaaaaaatagataaatcggacttcatcaaaatgtaaaacttttgtgcatcaaaggacactatcaagagagcagaaagacaacccacagaatgggagaaaacatttaggAGTCATATATCTGGTAAGTGATTAATATCCAGagtatatacaaagaactcttttaactcaacaactacaaaaaacaaacattcaaaaatgggtaaaggacttgaatacacatttctgcaaagaggatctacaaatggccaataaacacatgaaaagatgttcaacatcattagtcatcacaGAAAAGCAAATCCAAAcccacaagtaaaaaaaaaaaaacccataatgaggtatcacctcagaCCCATTAGAAGGACTACtagcaaaaaaattttaaaaacaaaacagaaaataacaagtgttggtgaggatataaaGAATTTGGAATGCTGGAGTGCCTgcctggctcggttggtagagcctgcgactcttgatcttgggcttgtaAGTTCATGCCTCACCCTGGGTGTGGCTTGAAATCttaagggctgcctgggtggctcagtcagttaagcgtccaacttcggatcagatcatgatctcacagttcgtgagctagAGCCCCACTCTAGGCTCCACACtctgcagtctctctctccctctgcccctcgcatgctctctctcaaaaaaaatcttaaaaaatgtatttattgagcatttaaatACTGGGCATTATACTGGGGCACTGGGAATATACTGgttcaaaaacaacaacaaagttacCCCCACGTAACTGAAAATATAATGGAGGGAGAAAGGCAAATAAGCAATAAATCACAATACAGTATAGAAATAAACTATTACAATAGTAAGCTTATAAAGATAAATTCAAGAGAAGAAAAGTTGGTAAAGAGATCAGGTTAGTCATCTCGGAGAACTGAGAGCTGCTATAtaggcagggagagaaaacaggACATCCCAGAAGTGCATTTGAGGGCATCAAGTGCCTAATCTGAAAAGCATGACTCAGTCACGAAGGGCCTTAAATGCCATGCTAGtagtttggattttatcttgaAAACAGTGGGAACCAATTACCTACTTAAGCAGGAAAGTGAAATGATCAAGGCTGCATTTTTGAAGAATCATTCTGACCTAAGGGTGGAGGGACTGAAGGCCAGGTGACACTGATGCAAAATGGTTAAATGACTGTTGTAATTCAGAAGAGTTATGACAGTAGCTGGGACTAGGGTTGTGGCACTTAGTCCTCAAAACAGGGATTAAGTAGATGTAGCAATGGTTGAGTGTGGAGGAGGAATCAATGATCAGGCTTCTGTCTGGCACAACTGAGGGATtactgctaacatttattgagttctatGTGCCAGATACCATGCTGAGTACTTAAAATTCATGATCTCATTAAATTCTCACCAAAAACCTGTATATtcaattattctcattttacagggaAAACTAGattttatgttaaataacttgccaaggtCATGATCAAATCCAGATCTAAGTAAAAAACTACTTATGTAAGATAACTGGCACACAGTGGAAGCTCcaacattttcctttcaattaCTTACATTGAACACATCACTCCATTATTACTTTACCTTGTCAATATTCAGTGAGTTACTATTCCTCAATGTTTGCAGCCAACAGATAGGGAAACTCTCATTTCATACTTAGTACACTTCTGAAAGCATTAAAGTACAATGTTAGAGTTAAACAACAGAGTCCCAGTTTTAAATGGATACCTGTTTCCAGAGCACTAAACATTTTATGATTCTTAAATTATGTATGATTAGAATCAACCTGCCAGAGCAAATCCAGTGGACATCTAGGAAATGTCACAGATGCTGAAGATCACGATAGTAGGTGTTGTATCTATCACTGTGTAACTGGGTAAACCCCAAACCACCCTTCCTAAACCCACCAGGGACAAATGATTAAGGAATTTTCTACTTATTGTATGACCATGAGGTATCTTGTAGCTTCTCAGAACAGAAAGGACATCTTTCTCCCTGCCACAACAGCACAAGCCGACTGGAATTCAGGCAGCCAGCCAGTTACCCCTTTTCCATGAGGCCTTTCAAAGGGGCTATCTGCTAAAACCTCCCTGTTCACTGCTCTGGGGGACACGGACAATGGTCAGGATGAATGACTAGAACAAGCAGAGGATAATTTCAGAGATAAAGGAAATTCCAGATCTTAGCCGCCGCTTGATATTTTGGAGGGAGCTCAGAAGCAAGTGTAATCTCAGAGGAACACTGCCAAGTAACAGGCCTGGCTCTACTGTCACAAACATACCCTTCCATTTTGGCCAAGGTCAGGCCTTTAATCTTTAGCAACAGCAATTGGCAGGAGGTGAAACAATGCCATGGCTCAAAATCACGCAAAAGTCATATATTAAAGACCAAATTCAGGGACTGAAAAGGGATTCAGAAGTACCAATGTATAACTTGAAAATGAAGTtgtacaaaaataacaaaactgaacACAGTCTATAAAGAATTTCTCCAACCACAAGTTACTGGAGGGCAAGGACCAGATCTTCTCTAAGCTACTTCTATGCTTTATTCACCATGGGCCTGATGAGGGGAAGACGATCAAGCCTTGCAAGACAAGAAACAGTGGTTCCAGCACGTCTTCTTGCAGGCCTGCCTAATCAAGAAATATGGTAATTGTGAAAGGGAGAGAAGACTAAAATTAAGACTAGAGAAATGTGATTTCATGCTGCTTTACCACAAGGGGGCAATGTTTGAACACTAGTAATCTGGAGAAGCCAGGGACTTagtttacttcctttttaaaccCCAGACTGAGGGCTGGAGCCTGGGTGAGAAGTGAGCTTGTCGCTCCACCTACTCACTGCATTTCTCCTACAGGGATTGGCACCAACTCTTTACTAGCAGCGTGGTTGTCAGGGGGCCAAGGCCAAAGGAAACAAGCAGAGCAGCTAGTCTTCCTACAGTGATCACACACCCAAGAATGCATGTTGACAAGTAGCAGTGATGGTGGGGATCTCTGCCTGGAAAttactttgagtagtatggaGTAGTGGTTCTACAACTTGAGCAGGCATCAGAATCATCTGTAGGGCTTGTTAAACTAGATTACTGGGCTCTAACCCTAATTTCCAATTCATAAAGTCTAAAGTAGGtctcagaatttgcatttcaaataattttttgggTGATGTTGATACTGCTGATCCAAAGACCACACTTTGATTAACACTGCTGTAGATATTTCTGGCTCTATGCCCTTAATCTCTTAATACTCTCCCATTCCCTCTTTTCTACCATCCACCTACTGCTTTAATTCTTCTCCACTATCCTCCTTTAGAAAAActaagggaggggcgcctgggtggcgcagtcggttaagcgtccgacttcagccaggtcacgatctcgcggtccgtgagttcgagccccgcgtcaggctctgggctgatggctcggagcctggagcctgtttccgattctgtgtctccctctttctctgcccctcccccgttcatgctctgtctctctctgtcccaaaaataaataaaaaacgttgaaaaaaaaaaaaatttaaaaaaaaaaaaaaaaaaaaagaaaaactaagggaAAGACAGACACAGGAGTGTTAGATTTATCTTAAGGATTCCTCTGGGCAAGGATTCTGGCACTCTAGTCTGGTCGATGGGTATTTCAGTAGCAAAATTTATTCCAAATACATACATGCTTCCTCTCCTTTTATCTAACAGTTGGTGGGGAGGGACTGTTCAGTGAAGAGTAACAGGTGCTTTTCCAATAATAAGGTCTTGATTTGGGTTTCGTAAGAATCGGGTAAAAAAATCATAGATCTATTCTGCTATATTTTAGAAAAGCTTCTCACCTCTCCTAGACTACTTAAATATTATAGCTAAACATacacaaaatttgccattttaaccatttaagtgcattaagtacattcacattgttgtgtatcACCACTATCTGTCTCTGGAACTTTTTCACCATCCCcatctgaaactctgtacccattaaacagtaattcCCCACTCCCCACTAGCCCTTGGTAATCACCATTCTATTCCTAGACTACTTTTTGACTCAGTTTCTCCTTCACTTAATAAAAGAGAGGGTCCATTGGTAACTACGGGATTACTTCTATATATGCAGGCCTTCTTGCATATATGTGATTgagtttattattataaaaaaggggagaaaaaatgagGTTTGAGATAGGAAGGAGACAGCTGGAAAGGGATTTTCATACTGGGCCTACAATCCACAGGCCTCAGCAGCCCTGCCATGGGTCTGCCCGATTCTTTCGCATCAAGAAGTTGATCTTGCGAGCCATTTCCATGTTGTAGATCCGCCGGCAGGTTTCATAGCTTTCCCTCTGTCGTCGGCGACAAGGCTTTTCATAGTACCGCCGTCGCTTAATGTCCTCAATGAGGCCATCCATGGTGAGAATTCTGTGTAAGGGCAGGCAGTAAAGTTAGAAACCTGGGCTCATTCTTTCTGAATTTCACAGATGGCCAGAAGCCAACTGGCCAAACAACTGGTGtctataaaaattatgtgaaatggTGGTTATATAGCATTAACTGCCTACTTACAGAGGCCCCAAACAGGAATTTGTGGGATATAAAAAAGTAATTACATAGTCCTTGCTCTTGGGAAGTTTATGGTCAAGGTtatgttttcaatcttttttctaCCACAGCACACCTGAGGGATGTGACAGAGTCCTGTAAGAacagtgcctgggtagctcagtgagttaagcatcagactcctggtttcgggtcaggtcatgacctcacggtttgtgagtttaaacccTGCTGCgggctaacagtgcagagccttgcttgggattctctctttctccctgtctgaCCCTTCctcgctcacattctctctttcaaaataaattaactcaaaaaaaaaaaaaaaaaaaaaaaaaaaaaaggagtggctCTCTatggcagtgattctcaaccaagGGATCATTTCAGAATCTTCAGATGGAATAAGTCATTTgtagtaggaaaaaataaatcaccagGGGGTGATTCCTACATGTTCCTTAGTTGCAAAAGCCATCCCTAGTTGCAAAAGCCATCCCATCGCATTAACTGGTTGATACAGCTGAAGTCTGGAGGCCTGAGATATCCCTGGGCCTACTTGGGGAAAGAAGAGGCTCAATGATACACTAATGATACAAATGGGAACATTAAATAACAGCTTCACCCATCATTTGCCATGTACACATGCTCTAACCACACTACTTTACAGACTGCTCCCTGAACACGCTGATACCAAGTCTTTACTCAAGCTGCTTTCTCAGCCTAGAATGCCACCCCTACTTCCAGTTGCCAACCTTCTTAAatctttctttcaatgtttatttttgatagagagaaagagaacaagtgagcacgagtaggggaggggcagagagagacacagaatgtgaaacaggctccaggcgccaagcTGTCGGTCGGCACAGattctgacgcggggcttgaacccacggactgtgagatcatgacctgagcccaagtcagatgcttaactgactgagccacccaggcacccccagttgcCAACCTTCTGAGTGAAATTTTCCCTCATCTTTTTCATGCCAAACCTACATGCCACCTCTCCAAAAAGGTTTCTTTTTAgagaaaatcatttattttattgtatacctATTTAGCAGTTATTTCattctgccattttattatttatacagaCATCTCCCTCATTAGACTGACAGCCTCTGAAGGCAGAAACTATGTTTTATTAATCGTTAAGGGTCCATAAAATTGAGCTCAATCTGTTTTCTCCTGCCCACCCAATTCCTTGCAATGCAGCTCCTCTTGTTGGATTTAAAACATATCTAACTCAAACTCACCTCTTTGTTCTCCCACAAAGACATCAGGCTTCTATAAGCTACCCATCCCCAGGCTCCTGAGAGCTGTGGCTCCAATCTGTAATTTGTTGCTCCCTCTCAACCCATCACCAGTTGGTCCTCAGGAGGTCTGGAGGCATCTGCTGCTGCCCTCCATTCCTGGCACTGTTTACATGGCCCCCTTCCTGCTCACCCTGGCCTTTTACTACAGGTAAAAAGTCAGTCACAAACACAATTGGAGATAAGGAGGTTGAGTGGAAGAAGGGGgatagaggaaaaaggaaatcaaaataagagaaacCACCAGCTACTTCTGCCCAGCAGGAAACCCTATTTTTTGCTGCTATGTTATACCACAAAGCCCAAAATAACAATACATTGAACATGAACTTGAAAAGATGTGAGCTTTGGGTAAATTACAAATGTGAATAGACTTGGGAACCAGTGTCCTATGGGATCCTCTCCCAGGCTCCTGTTGTTTCATATTAAGAAtgattagggcacctgggtgcctcagttggttgagcatccgactttggctcaggtcatgatctcacagtttgtgagttcgagccccacatcaggctctgtgctgacagctcagagcctgcttcggattctgtgtctccctctttctgctcctcctctgttcatactttgtctccctctctctcaaaaataaataaacattaaaaaaaaaaaaaaagaatgatttataGGCTACTAGAAAATCTTATTTGTATAGATCAGTTTGTTAGTGGTAGGGAAATGTGAGGCAAGGGAATTGCTGCAAATTCCCAGAAACAGGAGAAGCAGATAATTCAGGTTCTACTGGAAACATAGTCATGCCCAAAAATCATGTTGGATCCAACACTAGAATCTTACAATAGAGAAGTAGGGCACCAAAGACCAAAAGACTCCATATCCTTGCTGCCTTTCTTCCTCAATTTACTCTTAAATGTTGGCATCCCTCCAGATTCTGACTGAAAACCTCTGTCTTTCTGGTTCTTCATGACTTCCTTAACCTTTACCAGTGAGCCCCAATGCACAGTGGAGTCATCCTCTagaaggttttttattttttcttcgtttttttttttttttttttaatttatttttgggacagagagagacagagcatgaacgggggaggggcagagagagggagacacagaatcggaaacaggctccaggctccgagccatcagcccagagcctgatgcggggctggaactcacggaccgcaagatcgtgacctggctgaagtcggacgcttaaccgactgcgccacccaggcgcccctagaaggttttttaaaaagtactgattcCTGGGCACCATtcctcagagatttttttttttttaatttttatttattttgagagaccgagaaagcgagcgggggaggggcagagagagaatcccaagcaggctctgcactgtcagcgcagagcccgatgtggggcttgaactcacaaaccatgagatcatgacctgagccgaaatcaagggtcagatgcttaactgactgagccacccaggtgcccctagagattctgatttaattggtctagaGTGGGGTTATGCACTGGAAATGTTCTGAAATACTGCCAGGTGATTCTCAGCCTCAACTGAGAACTGATGCAGACACGGTTGACTCTTTAACTCTAGTCCCAAACTTACCTTAGAGCTAGACTGTTATTTCCAATTGCCTCAAAACCTACACAGACCAAAGTTACTGTCTTCTAAAATCTATAGTGTTAATGACATCACCAGTTACTCAAGCTAAAAATCTGTGTGTTCCTGGactaggcctttttttttttttttttacttctacatCCACAGTTACCATATCCTATGAATTCTATAACCTGAAATAGTTCTTagatctcttccttctctcctttcctgtggCCACAGCTCTAATTATTGCCCTTATCATCTTGTGTCTGGACTCCAGACATAAGCATCTAACTGGTCTTCATGGATGAAGTTTTCATGGAATCCCAAATCGGTACCAGATACTGTGTTAAATGCTATAGAAAACAAACCTAAATATGGTTCCCTCCCCCTGCTGTATAGTAGAGAGGACAATTATACAAGAATTACAGTAGAGTCTGATCACTTCTTCCCTCTGTTCCCAAAGCACAGTGGTCCTCAAACTTTAGCATGCAGCAATCACATGGAAAACTTAAACAGATCGCTGTGTCACCGTTAGTTTCTGACTCCATAGGTCTAGGGtagggcccaagaatttgcatttctagtaagttcccaggtgatgcatTTCTAGTAAGTTCCCTGCTAATGGTCTAGGGAAAACCAATGCCATAGCACAGTTAATGCCTCTTATAAAGCACTGATCAGACAATATCATATTTAACCATGTtctatcttttcaatttttacttattttgtaagttttttaaaaaatttgttatcggggcgcctgggtggcgca
The sequence above is drawn from the Neofelis nebulosa isolate mNeoNeb1 chromosome 2, mNeoNeb1.pri, whole genome shotgun sequence genome and encodes:
- the MRPS21 gene encoding small ribosomal subunit protein bS21m, whose amino-acid sequence is MAKHLKFIARTVMVQEGNVEGAYRTLNRILTMDGLIEDIKRRRYYEKPCRRRQRESYETCRRIYNMEMARKINFLMRKNRADPWQGC